CCTTGGCCTTAGACCCCACTACCAGGCCCCTGAATATTCCCTTGCAACCACTTTAGTCTTCTCGATCGCTATCTTCAAGAAATGCAAGTATTTGTCGTAGAAATTCAACACAGAGTAGAATTCCAAATGGTCGAGATTTCCCTTGGACTTTTCGATATACTTAAGCTTTAACAAGGTGTGGAGAGATCGCAGTAAGTTGTAAAAGATTTTGACGTATTTCTTGCCGCCAACGCAAGTTTTTGTTGCCTTGAAGTATTCCGAGAAACCTGACCCTTCAAGCATAATCCGTTTTTCTAAAACGGACTGATGACTTTCAGGGAAAGCCGCCCAGGCAGCTAACTTCGGAGGATATGATGCGCGAGCTAATTGTATGCCTCCATCGGTGTAGGTCATGGCCAGCCATGCGATGAGATAGTAGAAGGACTCCAAGTCGTCAACGTAGTCCAAACGAGCGGTTGGTTTCTCCTTTAAAACCGTCTCAGAGAGTCTGTTGACTGATTGAAACAATTTCTGTTGGACATTTGATTCCATTAATATACCCATTTTATTTGAGCAGACCGAGGACGTTCCAAGCCAAACGGTATACGAGTTGATGTTCCCATGAGGAATTCCTGTATGAATGTACTGAGAGCCATGACCTACAACAATTGTTGTCGTATATTAAAAATTTTCATTTTTAAAGAATTGATCACATACTTTCAACGGCGTCATGGATAGCCATAAGAAATTCGGCGGGAGATTGGAATAACTCAATTGCTCTGGGAGAAGGGCGCTGATTCAGAGTCGCCAGAGTGCGACAATTTGGTACGTATCCATCTAGGTGTGCCATTGGTAAATGGTAGTGGTATGAGGTAAAAGTTAGAAAAGCGAGAAGCATACGGTGGCCTTTATATTTCCTGGACACCGGAAGCTGCCAGAATCAGCTTCGAAAGAGATACCAAAAATTGCCAGAGTGACCCAGGTCATTGGCCATGACTGGGCCATAGAATTCAACAGGTACACGTTACCTGTAAGGAAGTGGAACAGTATGGAATTTTCCTTTGAGCCGTTTGTAAACCAAACATCTGCACAATGCCACAAAACCTATATGTCCAATGGATACCTTTAAACatagaacaaagaaaatccttttttctcttcgcAACAAACAATTTGCAGCCTAATGAATATAATATCAATGCAGTCGCGTATCTAGGAAAACACAGACCTTTTCCATCACAGGAATGAACGCAATGCACTACTTATAAGACCATGAAATAACAGATACTATCTAAACTCAAGATACATTCCCACGGAAGAATTAAGGGATCCGAAAACATTGACAAAGGGCAGTCGAACTGGAGCGAACCGTCCATAGTGGCTCAAATGGGGTTACTCAAGTTGTCGTAACTCATTGGCCGAATAGACGCCGAAGCTGTCACTTAACACAACTTTCGCACGACTGGTTCACGAACTATTGGCATGATGACTGAGTGCAAGAAACTTAACTGACGGTTCCGGTGAGCATAATGAGTGCGCAATGTCCATGCTATCCATATGTGGCTATGCCCACTAAGACCTATACATGGGGATTGCCAAACGGCAGGAAATCCTATTGCTAATCTTTGGTGGTGTTGGGCATGCATCACATGAAATCATGGGATGAAAAAAATGCGAACTAAGAAGGCCATATCCCAAGCCAAGCGGAGTAGCCCATCACCGACTCTTGTAATGATTACTCAATCACCAGGACTACTATTTACCTCCACTTTTGGAAGGTGCCTTAAAATGCCATTGTCTTCCTCCGTCACGAGAACATGGATGGCCCCGCCTCTGTTTCCTGTGTTACGGGAGAACTTCGTACAGCACATGCTACACTTTGATAAGGTTCCTCGCTCACAGCCACAAATTAAACTTTAACGACCATGGAGCGAAGGTGGAGCTCGGGCACTTGTGGCCTTTGTGGTTGGCTATTCAAACGGAAAACTTGTTTAAACGCGCGCCGTTCTGTGCCACAGAGAATGTTGGTGAAGGGCCCGTATTGGACGCGCAAAACTGTGTTCGTGAGCCCTGCCCGCCCGTGGCACTGTTCAATAGGCGCCCCGACGCCGCAGCTGTGACATTGACGGTGATTTCCGTGGATTGCCGACGCCTGCCGACGTCCCATTCGGGAAGATGCCACAAGCGCGGTAAGATTTAGGGGTGGCGAAGAGAGAATGTCTGAAAAACTAACGCAGACAACTGTGTGCTTCTTTAAACCTCTTCCAGATCTTATTTTCTCACATGGCTACCATGGCATATTATATAACACCTTTATAACGATGCAATGCTACAGAACAGGCGgtaaacaaacaaaacacaGTACATAGACTACATGACGATAACTTTTGTATGAGAAAGCAggaaaatcaaaacagaTAGTGAAAGGACTGAAAAGATAGCATAATAGCAAATCGGCGCGCAATTGACTTCAAGTCTCAGTGAACAACTTATCCCACCACatttctcctccttccccaTCCTCCCCGTGAGCTTCCATCCCGGGCGCAGGTTCAACGCTGGTCGACATTGCATATGCTGCGCGCCTCAAGTAATCCAAAATTGTTGCGTAGACCTTCTTAGGAGACGCTAACTTCCCCGTGTACGTCTGAGTGCGTACATCCCAGTTCGCCCACTTTTCGGCATACAGATGCCTCAAAACAAGATGAATAAGGCCCAGCAGGGCCTCAAAAATCACACAGGCGGGGAGGCCCGGCACATCAAATAACGCAGTTCCAGGGACACGACAGTCAAAACCGTCGCTGCGCAGGAGCGTCTCCTTGTTCAAGGCAGCTTCCCTGGTGTCCGGTTCGGCGGCCCAGCAGGCGAGGACTCGCGGGAAGCGTTTTGTGGGGATAATTTTCCCGGGAGCTTTGTAGGCCATGGAAACCCAAGCGATGATGTAGTAGAAGGACTCGAGGTCATCGATGTAGTCTTGTGGAAGACTTTTGCGTGTGGGGATCGTGTTTTGAGAGAGGATGTTTGCTGATTGGAAGAGGGGGTTGAATACGGGGCTGTCAATGAGAAAACCCTTTCTGGTCGGGTCGCCGGATGGTGCGCCAATGCAGACCGTGTGGGTAGTGATGTTTCCGTGAATGTTTCCGGTCGACATGAAGTGGATTCCATGAGCTATGAGAGGACGTCGCGTCAATATCACTAAATTATTAAATAGTAGTGGCATGGAAGGGTACCTTCAACCGCGTCGTGTATGCCATTCAAGAATTCTAAAGGGTTTCTGAATTCATCGATCCTACGAGGTCTAGGAATGCATACTACAGAGCGTGTAGTGGAGAGATATCCACGAAGACGAGACATAACTGTAGTGATGCGAAAATGAAGTAGAAGAGATagtggttgttgttgtagaGGTCGTGGTGGGGTCTTGGTGTTAACGCATCGAGTTTATATGCCCACGAATGTGATGGGTCGTAGAAAGAAAATACTACCGTGTTAGGTAGTACACTGTAGAGCATTTTGGGAAGTAAATCCGTGGTCCAAACGCAGCTCCCGAATTTCATCCCGGCATTCTGCGTACGATCTTCTGCACGCGGAAGGACTCAGCACGAAGTTTGATACCCAGATGAAACGCGATCCTGAGAATATGGAGGTCTACACAGTGCAACCTTTGAACCTTGACTATGGTAGTCATTCCCAAAGGTGCTAGAGCCTTTTGGTGCCCTCCTCTTTCGCTGGGGTTTGGTTAACATGTGTCACGCATTTCTTTGCATGTGAAGGTACACAAAGACATAATTTATTTATGTCCATTGATCGCCCAAAATAATGTATGACGCTGCAACGCACAAAGAAGATGCGGAAGAAAAGGTACACCAGCAGGGCAACTTTTGGGGCGAATGTCATGTCTGACAAGTACCTTGTGCAACGCAGAAGGATATGAAGCCTACTCGCTTTCAACTGAGTAATTTATGAGTGCGTCATTCCAGAGCTTCTACCTGCGGCGGAATAGCGCATTATTTAAAGTAAAGACTCGCTCTTAGAGACGAGGTGAGCTGCCGATAACACGGTGATAATATATGGAGGCATCATAATATACCAAAGTTACCGTTTTGCCAAAAGAATTTCATCATAATGTAGTAGAATACGAATTTGAGCTGTAAACACATTACTGGTATAATCATTATATCAAATATACCGGATTACATTGAGTATATTCTAATGCAAGCATTCCACCGAATCCCTGATGACAGTACTACAGCAACTCGACTCTTCGCGTGCTTTCTGGCATACCGAAAAATGCTTTAGAATCTTTGAGGTGCTCTGGAGACCTTTCAAGGTCTCTAGGAGTCTTTGAAGTTACCTGGAGTCTTTGGACGCTCTGTGAGTCTTTGAAGTACTCTGTGGGTCTTTGTAAAGTTCTCGGAGCGACTAAAACGGCCTAAAGCGGCCTGCCGGAACCGGAGCGGACCTGGAGGCTTCGGGCAGCTTTGGCACCGACCTGTGTAGTTCCCACGGCATAAAGTTCTTTAAACCAACTTGAACGATGGCAACGATTTCGGCCGCTAAAGACGACGTGGACGGCGATTCATACATGGACGATTCAGAGAGAACGCAACCTACTGCAGAGATATTGAAAGAGCTCGCAGATatcaagaaattggatgagcAACAGTCTGAACAGTCCCAATTGCCACCTCCGAGTGAATATGAAGTTTTGACTGTACAACTCAGCGAGAACCCCCACGACCCCGATGGATGGAGAAGGCTAATCAAGCTAGCAGAACAGTCCAATGACCTGGAAAAGATCAGCAAATCGTATGATGCCCTCCTCAAGCACTATCCAAATAACGTATGTTCTTGCCGTTCGGTCGTGCCGGGTTCTCTTTCCTTGACCAACACTGCACATGCTCAGGCTCCAGCGCAAATTGCATACATAAAGCACTATGTCAATCATAACATGTCGGAGAGTGCAGAAGACTTATTCAAAAAGTTTCTTATTCGGTCACCGTGTGTTGAACTCTGGGTGTACTACTTAGATTATGTGCGGTAAGTCAACCGGGAAGTCTGTTAGGTTTTGAGTTGTTCTTACGCGGAAGATGCGTGTTCCTCCAGGAAACTAAATACAGGGCCGGCCCAACGTGATACCGTCCGGATGTCTTTTGAGTTTGCTCTGAACCATGTCGGTCAGGATAAGGACAGTGGTGTAATATGGAGCGAGTATATCAAGTTTCTCCAGTCCGGAGAGGTGCGTCATATTCCAGCTTTATTCACCGATATTTTTTCAACTTCTTGTTCAGGCTACAACAACATGGGATCAACAACAGAAGATGGACTCCCTACGGAAAGTATACCACCGGGCTGTTCAAATACCCCTTGACAATGTCGAAAGCCTATGGCATGATCTTGAGACATTCGAGAACGGCTTGAACAAGATCACGGCCAAAAAGTTCATGGCTGACCTCTCACCAGCGCATATGCAAGCGCGGACAGTCCTGCGGCAACTTATCAACCACATTGGACCCCTGTTCGCGAACGAGAAGGATACACTGTTTCTCCCATCGCTCCCGAAATTTGATGCGTCGGAACGCGCACTCGTTGGAAAATGGAAAGCATATCTCAAATGGGAAGAGAGCAATCCTTTAGAGCTCGATGAGAAGGATAAAGCGACACTGATATCACGCATTCAGGGTGTTTATCGAAAAGCGGTGATCCGCATGCGGTATTACACCGAAATATGGTCAGGACAACATACCGCAGTTTCATGAATATTCTAATGTTTCTCCAGGTTCATGGCCTATACATGGACAAATAGCATAGGGAAGAACGACGAAGCTCTTTCTATTTTGAAAGCTGGCCTGGATGCCAATCCGTCCAGGTATTTCTATCCATGAACCGCTCCTATAACTGTTTATCAACATACTCTCTTTCTATAGTTTCCTTCTCAACTTTGCCTACGCAGAAGCTCTAGAGATCAAGAAAGACCTTGCAGGGGTACACGCCACGTACGAGAAGTTCCTCGGTATCCTTCGCACCAACCTCGACAGGCTAGAGGAAACGTCAAAAGCTGATGCAGCTGCAAACGGTTCTCAGAGCAATGGCACAAATGCACCACCACCGACAGCGCCAGCCATAATTCCCGAGCCACCATCAAACGTCTCGTCGTTCAGTTCGCAAGGGTCGCAGGACGACAAACCGCCAAAAACGACAGAATTGCAAAAGCACCGCACTGAATATGGGTTGGCGTGGATCATGTATATGCGGTTCGGAATGAGAGCGGAAGGTGTCAAGGGCTCTCGAACAATCTTTGGAAAGGCGAGGCGTGATCGTTGGTCACCTTGGGAGATCTACGAGGCTGCAGGTACGTGGTGTTCTCTTGTCATTGCAACTAATGAATGTAGTGTTGATGGTATCATACATTCTCTTTCTTTAGCATTGACTGAATATCACTGCTCCGATGACAAAGGAGTGGCAAGCCGAATCTTTGAAAAGGGGATGGAATCCTTTGGCGATGAGATTGATTTTGTGCTCCGATACCTAGGCTTCCTAATTTCTATTAATGATAAGAATAGTGAGTCGTTATTGCAGTTGCGTGTACAGCCAAATTTGATATTCTTTCCAGATGCACGTGCCCTCTTTGAACGTGTTATTACCACCTTTCCACCAGACCGTGCCCGCCCCCTATGGGAACGATGGGCTCGGTACGAATATCAATACGGGGATCTGGAGGCAGCTCTAAAGTTGGAAAAGAGGATGGCAGAAGTGTATACGTCTGGTACGTGTGGTTGCTACAGTTCCCTAATCTTCTCATTCTTAATCTATCTGCCTTGCTATCAGACCCTCCAATCAAACGGTTAGCTCAACGCCACATATACCTGGGGACCGACGCGATTGCCGACCGAGATCTTGGATTTGCTCTCGCCCGCCGTGCAACGACGTCTGTTGCCTCCAGCTCTCTCAACCGAGTGGAAGCTTCTCAATCCTTGATTTCATTGCCCACCAACTCTCAGAGCAACTCCCAAACCTACGGTAATAAACGGCCGTCGTCGCCTGATTACCGCAACAAGCGCGACGAAACCCGTCCGAACGACTACAGCTCGACACATAAGCGCGCGCGGCCGTCGTCGCCTCCACCCAGAGCTCAACAAGATCGGGAACGAGATCGGGACCGTGATGGGCGGTGGGACGGTAGTGGTCCTCCGAGAAGGAGGTTCTCGCCACCTCCACCGCCTCCGAATCGTGATAGAGACGACCGTCCACCCCCACCGCGACGCGAGCCACTTCCGCCACCGCGCGATCGGGATGATGATAAACGTCAATCCACTTTGCCTGCAATTCTGCCGTGGTTTATTGGCGAATTGCCGACGGCGTCTTCGTTTGATGGTACGTCTAAATTTTGAGATCGTGTACTTTTTCGACGGCTCTCTCAATGTTGACGTGTGTGTTTTGCAGGACCTGTATTTAGAACTGACGACTTGATGAACCTTCTCCGGACTGCTGTCATACCCAGCGCGACTTCGCGGCCTAAATCTCCCCACGGACATCCACCTCTACGCGGCGGTAAGAAACTGTTTGACTGTGGCTTCCAGAAGTGAAAACTGATACCTTAAATTGTAGGTGGAGGGCGCCCTCCTCCGGATTATGGTCCTTATCAAGGCCCAAATAGTGGGGGCGGTGGACGACGTCGATACTAGTCTTTACTTGGGTTGCATGTGGCCTCTGTGAAGGATTAAAGAAGATGTTGTTCAAGGATTTAGTGCATGGGCTACGGTGCTCACGAGCTGAATCGTGTTTGCCCATGTCAGGGTTGTCCGGCCTGCACAGCTCCCCATGCTGGAGAGGGAGCGAGGCCAGGCCTGCCGCCAACATGTTGCATCGCTTCGTTTACTTTCTGTGTCGGCGATGCGTACAAGTGCGCGACATTTCGATCTTGCTTTTTCACTTTGTTTGTGTGCTATCCTATGCTGTCTACTTCTTAGCGTGTATATAATTACCTCTACATATATACGTACACTCCGTGGTAATTATATACATACCTTGCTATACCCCTTCAGCGTGTTTGTGAATTCTCATTGAGTCTCTCCCTGAAAGTGCATGCAGTCTTGGCGGGTCCTTGGAAAGGGCTGGATGGCGGGCCGGGAGCCGGGTGGGATGGACACTGTTGTGACATGCTTGGCAAAAGCGAGGTCCACAAAAGAGGCGGACCCccgggtctcaccgacggTCTCTTGCCTTATcacttcgtcgtcgtccgtGTACCCCAGGTACATCGCCCAAGATCAGAGACCAGTCTACAGTGCCAGTACGCCTCCAACGCCCCTAACCACCTCTAATGGTGTCTACTTTGGAGAAACTAATGCATCCTCATCTAGATTCTCGGCTGTTTGCTGTTCGTTTTTTTTGTGACAGCGCGTTTTTGGACCGCTTATGAACACTGTAGCAGCCTGACAAACAGCATATGGAGAGCTACATGAGTTCATTGACTCCGTC
The sequence above is a segment of the Psilocybe cubensis strain MGC-MH-2018 chromosome 4, whole genome shotgun sequence genome. Coding sequences within it:
- a CDS encoding mRNA 3'-end-processing protein RNA14 yields the protein MATISAAKDDVDGDSYMDDSERTQPTAEILKELADIKKLDEQQSEQSQLPPPSEYEVLTVQLSENPHDPDGWRRLIKLAEQSNDLEKISKSYDALLKHYPNNAPAQIAYIKHYVNHNMSESAEDLFKKFLIRSPCVELWVYYLDYVRKLNTGPAQRDTVRMSFEFALNHVGQDKDSGVIWSEYIKFLQSGEATTTWDQQQKMDSLRKVYHRAVQIPLDNVESLWHDLETFENGLNKITAKKFMADLSPAHMQARTVLRQLINHIGPLFANEKDTLFLPSLPKFDASERALVGKWKAYLKWEESNPLELDEKDKATLISRIQGVYRKAVIRMRYYTEIWFMAYTWTNSIGKNDEALSILKAGLDANPSSFLLNFAYAEALEIKKDLAGVHATYEKFLGILRTNLDRLEETSKADAAANGSQSNGTNAPPPTAPAIIPEPPSNVSSFSSQGSQDDKPPKTTELQKHRTEYGLAWIMYMRFGMRAEGVKGSRTIFGKARRDRWSPWEIYEAAALTEYHCSDDKGVASRIFEKGMESFGDEIDFVLRYLGFLISINDKNNARALFERVITTFPPDRARPLWERWARYEYQYGDLEAALKLEKRMAEVYTSDPPIKRLAQRHIYLGTDAIADRDLGFALARRATTSVASSSLNRVEASQSLISLPTNSQSNSQTYGNKRPSSPDYRNKRDETRPNDYSSTHKRARPSSPPPRAQQDRERDRDRDGRWDGSGPPRRRFSPPPPPPNRDRDDRPPPPRREPLPPPRDRDDDKRQSTLPAILPWFIGELPTASSFDGPVFRTDDLMNLLRTAVIPSATSRPKSPHGHPPLRGGGGRPPPDYGPYQGPNSGGGGRRRY